A window of Thermovibrio guaymasensis contains these coding sequences:
- a CDS encoding GTP-binding protein: MAKQKFERTKPHKNVGTIGHVDHGKTTLTAAITHCLSLTGKAQEVSYDQIDKAPEERE, encoded by the coding sequence ATGGCAAAGCAGAAGTTTGAAAGGACGAAGCCCCACAAGAACGTGGGAACAATTGGCCACGTTGACCACGGAAAAACAACTCTCACAGCAGCGATCACCCACTGCCTATCCTTAACAGGAAAGGCCCAAGAAGTATCCTACGACCAAATTGACAAAGCCCCAGAAGAGAGGGAAAG